From a single Brassica rapa cultivar Chiifu-401-42 chromosome A01, CAAS_Brap_v3.01, whole genome shotgun sequence genomic region:
- the LOC117126464 gene encoding formin-like protein 13, whose protein sequence is MAMMVTIPPSCLRPPPDPPPPSFLGLMQHCSSSLKMMVTALPPLSQPRPPSDPARNKHLPIETPPVKPPEPPDPPDVSVSLVLFTSSSSSPQATQVLDLMFNYSRVSSCIFVSSGMGLLPALIPAFILSIRL, encoded by the exons ATGGCCATGATGGTGACTATTCCTCCGTCGTGTCTCCGCCCCCCTCCAGATCCGCCGCCGCCGTCGTTCCTTGGCTTGATGCAGCACTGCTCCTCCTCCTTGAAGATGATGGTGACAGCCCTTCCTCCTCTTTCACAGCCCAGGCCTCCTTCAGATCCGGCACGGAACAAGCATCTTCCGATTGAAACTCCTCCGGTCAAGCCACCAGAACCTCCAGACCCACCAGACGTCTCCGTCAGCCTCGTTCTTTTCACTTCCTCCAGCTCTTCTCCACAAGCTACTCAAGTCCTAGATCTGATGTTTAACTATTCAAGGGTTTCAA GTTGTATCTTTGTCAGCTCGGGAATGGGTCTTCTCCCGGCTCTTATTCCAGCTTTCATTTTATCCATCCGCTTATAG
- the LOC103858151 gene encoding formin-like protein 13, producing MAMMVTIPPSCLRPPPDPPPPSFLGLMQHCSSSLKMMVTALPPLSQPRPPSDPARNKHLPIETPPVKPPEPPDPPDVSVSLVLFTSSSSSPQATQVLDLMFNYSRVSSCIFVSSGMGLLPALIPAFILSIRL from the exons ATGGCCATGATGGTGACTATTCCTCCGTCGTGTCTCCGCCCCCCTCCAGATCCGCCGCCGCCGTCGTTCCTTGGCTTGATGCAGCACTGCTCCTCCTCCTTGAAGATGATGGTGACAGCCCTTCCTCCTCTTTCACAGCCCAGGCCTCCTTCAGATCCGGCGCGGAACAAGCATCTTCCGATTGAAACTCCTCCGGTCAAGCCACCAGAACCTCCAGACCCACCAGACGTCTCCGTCAGCCTCGTTCTTTTCACTTCCTCCAGCTCTTCTCCACAAGCTACTCAAGTCCTAGATCTGATGTTTAACTATTCAAGGGTTTCAA GTTGTATCTTTGTCAGCTCGGGAATGGGTCTTCTCCCGGCTCTTATTCCAGCTTTCATTTTATCCATCCGCTTATAG
- the LOC117126913 gene encoding uncharacterized protein LOC117126913 — MIDIEAVIGGIKVYMTFVYGDPVLERRDLVWERLTRFSTTRDGPWFMIGDFNEITCHNEKEGGRRRTDSSFLPFKQMLHDCGMLEFPFTGDMLSWVGKRAGGSTVRCRLDRAVGNADWHEKFPHSTVKYMRLWGSDHRPILADILIKPMRRSKKFKFDKRWLDNEELRQVILEGWKSPDLPPNATIMEHISCCRKALSEWRRQHNVNSAKLVEELKEKVEGLYADDNATTEEIAVALKDLSDALKAEEMFWKQKSRQRRARNKITQLLDENGNIVEDEEGLVAIATSYFRQIFESTDPEDIEEALAHVPTTITGTMNDNLTAPVTEWEVKLALFAMHPEKAPGPDGMTALFYQKFWDIVKEDLTLMVNKFLIEGTMASGLNDTNICLIPKTTKPNAMAQFRPISLCNVSYKIISKVLCERLKKVLPGLISETQSAFVAGRQISDNIMIAQEMFHALRTKPNGRNKRMAIKTDMSKAYDRMEWSFIEAVMRKMGFSETWRAWIMRCITSVKYKVLMNGEPRGNIVPASGQCINFDKSSLLFAKRINATRRQDIKDVLGIQNEGGMGTYLGIPEDISGSKCTLFAFLKDKLMHRVNGWTGRWLSKGGKEVLIKSILLALPTYVMSTFLLPLEICENLASAIAKFWWSSNPPKRGLHWAKWEKVCLPREEGGIGFRMIHEFNLALLAKQLWRLVQFPDSLVARVLRGRYYRMSSPLRVISASSPSYVWSSISAARKLLLKGIRQKIHSGYDVKVWEDPWIPTTPARPALPLAPVMHPNMRVSDFIDPETKEWDVGLLEMYVNPEDIPLIRSLATSSTHRRDTFCWNYTRNGQYTVKSGYWVAQNELKIEGEKEALEPSITELQAFAWKVKAPTKICHLIWQLLSGHVAVTRNLARRNMRCENYCPRCGELEESVTHAIFECPPALQVWTLASTPSSPGLFPVSSIYANMDYLFWRKNNIIEPEQGKDPYPWIIWYIWKARNDKLFRGIDRDPLETVRHAESECQAWFNANEVVQPMVQEVISAENICLLDGSWTASAQYTGCGWAWLDSGGNIQLLGTRNLNRQESALHSEVEALRWAMENMLQHSTCQNFGTDCKELIAMIKDPHAWPSFATELERIETLLICFPDFNIIHVMFE, encoded by the exons ATGATTGACATTGAGGCAGTCATTGGTGGAATAAAAGTCTATATGACATTTGTTTATGGAGACCCTGTATTAGAAAGAAGAGATCTAGTTTGGGAGCGTCTTACGCGTTTCTCAACAACAAGAGATGGACCTTGGTTCATGATTggagattttaatgaaataacaTGTCACAATGAGAAGGAAGGAGGAAGGCGACGCACAGATAGTTCTTTCCTTCCCTTCAAGCAGATGCTTCACGATTGTGGAATGCTAGAATTCCCTTTCACGGGGGACATGCTCTCCTGGGTTGGGAAGAGAGCAGGAGGATCTACTGTTCGATGTCGCTTGGACAGAGCAGTAGGAAATGCAGACTGGCATGAAAAGTTTCCCCATTCGACTGTGAAGTATATGAGGTTGTGGGGATCGGATCATCGTCCGATTCTTGCAGACATTCTCATAAAGCCAATGAGAAGatcaaaaaagttcaaatttgataAAAGATGGCTGGATAATGAGGAACTAAGGCAAGTTATCCTTGAAGGATGGAAATCTCCGGATCTCCCTCCCAATGCAACGATTATGGAACATATTTCCTGTTGCAGAAAAGCCTTGAGTGAATGGCGGAGGCAACATAATGTCAACTCGGCGAAATTAGTGGAGGAGCTTAAAGAAAAGGTGGAGGGCTTATATGCAGATGATAATGCCACAACTGAAGAGATTGCAGTAGCTTTGAAGGATCTCTCTGATGCTCTTAAAGCTGAAGAAATGTTCTGGAAACAGAAAAGTCGG CAAAGAAGAGCAAGAAATAAGATCACACAGCTCTTAGATGAGAATGGAAATATTGTTGAGGATGAGGAAGGACTAGTAGCCATTGCTACTAGCTATTTTAGACAGATCTTTGAGTCGACAGATCCTGAGGATATTGAAGAGGCGCTAGCTCATGTACCAACCACGATCACTGGTACAATGAACGACAATCTTACTGCTCCGGTCACTGAATGGGAAGTCAAATTAGCGCTCTTTGCTATGCATCCGGAAAAGGCCCCTGGGCCAGATGGGATGACTGCGCTTTTCTATCAAAAATTTTGGGATATAGTAAAGGAGGATTTAACTCTTATGGTTAATAAATTCCTTATTGAGGGGACAATGGCGAGTGGACTGAATGACACAAATATATGCCTCATTCCGAAAACAACGAAGCCTAATGCTATGGCCCAATTCAGACCCATTAGTTTGTGTAACGTCAGCTATAAGATAATCTCTAAAGTCTTATGCGAGAGATTGAAGAAAGTGTTACCAGGATTGATATCGGAAACCCAGTCTGCCTTTGTGGCTGGGAGACAAATTTCAGACAACATCATGATCGCACAAGAGATGTTTCATGCTCTGAGAACTAAGCCTAATGGACGCAATAAAAGGATGGCAATCAAGACTGACATGAGTAAAGCATATGATAGGATGGAATGGTCTTTTATTGAAGCTGTCATGCGTAAGATGGGTTTCTCAGAAACTTGGAGAGCCTGGATAATGCGATGCATTACCTCGGTGAAGTATAAGGTCCTCATGAATGGAGAGCCCAGAGGAAACATAGTTCCAG CTTCAGGCCAATGCATCAACTTTGATAAATCGTCCTTACTCTTTGCTAAGCGGATTAATGCGACACGTAGACAAGATATTAAAGATGTGCTGGGAATCCAAAATGAAGGTGGAATGGGAACGTATCTAGGAATCCCGGAAGACATAAGTGGATCTAAGTGCACACTTTTTGCGTTTCTAAAGGATAAGCTGATGCATAGAGTGAATGGATGGACAGGCAGATGGCTCTCAAAAGGAGGAAAGGAAGTGTTGATTAAATCCATTCTGCTAGCTCTTCCGACATATGTAATGTCTACTTTCCTGCTCCCTTTGGAGATATGTGAAAACCTTGCAAGTGCCATTGCTAAATTCTGGTGGAGTTCAAATCCACCAAAAAGAGGACTACACTGGGCGAAATGGGAGAAAGTCTGTTTACCAAGAGAAGAGGGTGGGATTGGTTTTCGCATGATCCATGAGTTCAATTTGGCATTATTGGCAAAACAACTATGGAGACTAGTTCAATTCCCAGACTCTTTGGTCGCTCGGGTTTTAAGGGGAAGATACTACAGGATGAGTTCGCCACTTAGAGTAATCTCTGCTAGTAGCCCATCGTACGTGTGGTCTAGTATTAGTGCTGCGCGAAAGCTGCTTCTGAAGGGAATCAGACAGAAGATACATTCAGGCTATGATGTAAAGGTGTGGGAGGATCCATGGATTCCAACGACCCCTGCGAGACCAGCTCTCCCTTTGGCGCCGGTGATGCATCCTAATATGCGAGTTAGTGATTTCATTGACCCGGAAACGAAAGAGTGGGATGTTGGACTTTTGGAGATGTATGTCAACCCGGAGGATATACCGCTGATAAGGAGTTTGGCCACAAGTTCGACACATCGTCGGGATACATTCTGTTGGAACTATACAAGGAATGGCCAATAtacggttaaatctggatattgggtcGCCCAGAATGAGCTAAAGATAGAGGGGGAAAAGGAAGCCCTAGAACCGAGTATCACAGagcttcaagcctttgcttggaaggtTAAAGCACCTACgaagatatgtcatcttatatggcagcTGCTATCTGGCCATGTTGCAGTAACGAGGAATCTAGCGAGACGCAATATGAGATGTGAAAACTACTGCCCACGATGTGGAGAGCTAGAAGAATCTGTAACCCATGCTATTTTTGAGTGTCCACCGGCTCTACAGGTCTGGACCTTAGCATCTACCCCGTCAAGTCCTGGCCTATTTCCTGTATCAAGCATTTACGCAAATATGGATTACCTATTCTGGAGAAAAAACAACATTATCGAGCCGGAACAGGGCAAggatccttatccctggataatttggtacatttggaaggctaGGAATGACAAACTTTTCAGAGGAATAGATAGAGATCCTTTGGAGACAGTCCGACATGCAGAGAGTGAATGTCAGGCATGGTTTAATGCGAATGAAGTGGTACAACCTATGGTACAAGAAGTCATTTCAGCGGAGAACATTTGCTTgctagatggatcttggacagcCTCCGCTCAGTATACTGGATGTGGATGGGCCTGGTTGGACAGTGGAGGAAACATTCAACTGTTGGGGACAAGAAATCTCAATCGACAAGAATCAGCTTTGCATTCGGAGGTAGAGGCTCTGCGATGGGCAATGGAGAATATGCTGCAACACTCAACGTGCCAGAACTTTGGGACAGACTGTAAGGAGCTGATAGCAATGATAAAGGATCCTCATGCATGGCCCAGCTTTGCGACAGAATTAGAAAGGATAGAGACGCTGCTGATTTGCTTTCCGGATTTCAACATCATTCAT GTAATGTTTGAATGA
- the LOC117126915 gene encoding F-box protein At2g35280-like, which produces MAGNRALSNLKLMPIDMQTEIISRVARHSRRAVRNLLAAVPPLARSAAVPIVYRNLNIHPLTVHPRAALQRYQSLMENCLASGNLQAHYVRGIQQYFHHQNVNGGLLHLQIAAEGSYEKAVYLYGVRMLAKGETAIGQAILDILGWRQSKNRADRCWRRVKRSLHGIRVTRLESYMTAYRNTRETIACHRDNIHERCDTCYYYKKLTKFVYMM; this is translated from the coding sequence ATGGCCGGAAACAGAGCTCTCTCTAACCTCAAACTCATGCCAATTGATATGCAAACAGAAATCATTTCACGTGTAGCAAGGCACTCCAGGAGAGCAGTCCGCAATCTCTTGGCTGCGGTTCCTCCTCTTGCCCGCTCCGCCGCAGTTCCTATTGTCTATAGGAACCTCAATATCCACCCGTTAACCGTTCATCCACGAGCTGCGTTACAAAGGTACCAAAGTCTTATGGAAAATTGCCTCGCAAGCGGTAACTTGCAAGCTCATTACGTACGGGGGATACAACAATATTTCCACCACCAAAACGTCAATGGAGGCTTGCTACATCTTCAGATCGCAGCAGAAGGTTCGTACGAAAAAGCTGTTTACCTTTATGGTGTAAGAATGCTAGCTAAGGGAGAAACGGCAATTGGACAAGCAATATTAGATATCCTTGGATGGAGACAAAGCAAAAACCGAGCTGACAGGTGCTGGAGAAGGGTCAAGCGCTCACTCCATGGAATAAGAGTCACAAGACTTGAGTCTTACATGACTGCTTACCGTAACACAAGGGAGACCATCGCATGCCACAGAGACAATATTCACGAGCGCTGTGATACGTGCTACTATTATAAGAAATTGACAAAGTTTGTTTACATGATGTAA